Proteins encoded together in one Bradyrhizobium sp. PSBB068 window:
- a CDS encoding alpha-D-glucose phosphate-specific phosphoglucomutase, with amino-acid sequence MTAPNPAAGKPIDPSALANVPRLVTAYFAGKPDPSDPTQRVAFGTSGHRGSSLKNSFNEDHILATTQAICDYRREKGLTGPLFIGIDTHALAEPALASAVEVFAANGVEIMIDAQGGYTPTPVISHAILSYNRGRSTGLADGVVITPSHNPPEDGGYKYNPPHGGPADTDVTGVVEKNANRYIEAGLKGVARMPYDRARKAATTHLHDYITPYVADLGNTVDLALIKSAGVRIGIDPLGGAAVHYWQPIIARYGINASVVNTAVDPTFRFMTADWDGKIRMDCSSPYAMASLIGMRDRFDVAFANDTDADRHGIVTRSNGLMNPNHFLATAIAYLFAHRPQWSGDAAIGKTIVSSSIIDRVAKKLGRKLAETPVGFKWFVDGLGSGGFGFAGEESAGASFLKRDGSAWTTDKDGVILGLLAAEIIARTGRDPSELFNELTAELGVPYYERIDVAATPKQKSALKALGPEQLNMTELAGDPVRAVRTRAPGNDQPFGGIKVESDAGWFAARPSGTEDVYKIYAESFRGPDHLNKIQGDAQAAIAKVF; translated from the coding sequence GTGACTGCACCAAATCCTGCCGCCGGCAAACCCATCGATCCCTCAGCGCTCGCCAATGTGCCGCGGCTGGTCACGGCGTATTTCGCCGGAAAGCCGGACCCCAGCGATCCCACCCAGCGGGTTGCGTTCGGCACCTCGGGCCATCGCGGCTCGTCGCTGAAGAATTCGTTCAACGAGGACCACATCCTCGCCACCACGCAGGCGATCTGCGATTACCGCCGCGAGAAGGGCCTGACCGGGCCGCTGTTCATCGGCATCGACACCCATGCGCTGGCTGAGCCGGCGCTGGCCAGCGCGGTGGAAGTGTTCGCGGCCAACGGCGTCGAGATCATGATCGACGCGCAAGGCGGCTACACCCCGACGCCGGTGATCTCGCACGCCATCCTGAGCTACAACAGGGGACGCAGCACGGGTCTGGCTGACGGCGTCGTCATCACGCCGTCACATAACCCGCCGGAGGACGGCGGCTACAAATACAATCCTCCGCATGGCGGGCCGGCCGATACCGACGTCACCGGCGTGGTCGAGAAGAACGCCAACCGCTACATCGAGGCCGGGCTCAAGGGCGTCGCGCGGATGCCGTATGACCGCGCCCGCAAGGCCGCAACCACGCATCTGCACGACTACATCACGCCCTATGTCGCCGATCTCGGTAACACCGTCGATCTCGCGCTGATCAAGTCGGCCGGCGTCAGGATCGGCATCGATCCGCTCGGCGGCGCGGCGGTGCATTACTGGCAACCGATCATCGCGCGCTACGGCATCAACGCGTCAGTGGTCAACACTGCGGTCGATCCGACCTTCCGTTTCATGACCGCGGACTGGGACGGCAAGATCCGGATGGATTGCTCGTCGCCTTACGCGATGGCCAGCCTGATCGGGATGCGCGACCGCTTCGACGTCGCCTTCGCCAACGATACCGACGCCGACCGCCATGGCATCGTCACGCGCTCCAACGGGCTGATGAACCCGAACCATTTCCTCGCCACCGCGATCGCCTATCTGTTCGCGCACCGGCCGCAATGGAGCGGGGATGCCGCGATCGGCAAGACCATCGTGTCGAGCTCGATCATCGATCGCGTCGCCAAGAAGCTGGGCCGCAAGCTGGCCGAGACGCCGGTCGGCTTCAAATGGTTCGTCGACGGGCTCGGCAGCGGCGGCTTCGGCTTCGCCGGCGAGGAGAGCGCAGGCGCTTCGTTCCTGAAGCGCGACGGTTCGGCCTGGACCACCGACAAGGACGGCGTCATCCTCGGCCTGTTGGCGGCCGAGATCATCGCCAGGACCGGACGCGACCCCAGCGAATTGTTCAACGAGCTGACCGCCGAGCTCGGCGTGCCCTATTACGAGCGCATCGACGTCGCGGCGACGCCGAAGCAGAAGAGCGCCCTGAAAGCACTTGGCCCCGAGCAGCTCAACATGACCGAGCTCGCCGGCGATCCGGTGCGCGCGGTCCGCACCAGGGCGCCCGGCAACGACCAGCCGTTCGGCGGCATCAAGGTCGAGAGCGACGCCGGCTGGTTCGCCGCGCGTCCCTCCGGCACTGAAGATGTCTACAAGATCTACGCCGAAAGCTTCCGCGGGCCGGATCATCTGAACAAGATCCAGGGCGACGCGCAGGCCGCGATCGCCAAGGTGTTCTGA
- a CDS encoding acetolactate synthase large subunit: protein MVKGSDLLVAALENEGVERVFGVPGEENLDVVESLRKSSIKLIVTRHEQAAAFMAATYGRLTGKPGVCITTLGPGALNLTTGAAYALLGAMPMVMLTGQKGILSSRQAKFQIVDIVNTFRPLTKLSLQIVSGATIPTLVRDAFRIATQERPGPVLLELPEDIAGEETAPVELVHPHPIEIPIAHAAALDRAADMILKAQRPLIMLGAAASRPRSTAGIGDFVRRTKIPFFTTQMGKGTVSGGTNQYMGTAALSERDYVHEAIDRADLIIAIGHDTIEKPPFIMGPKGPQVVHVSYMPANVEQVYFPQCEVIGDVGPSLELLADRLEGKLPHASALLSLRESILAKITDRATEGRWPPTPQRIVHDVRQVIPEDGIVALDNGMYKIWFARNYRTLLANSLLLDNALATMGAGLPSAMMAAMLYPKTRVLAVCGDGGFMMNSQELETAVRLKLNLVILILEDSAYGMIRWKQAVDNFPDFGLTFGNPDFVKYAESYGAKGSRIESTEAIVPTLERAFSGGGVHLVVVPIDYTENKRVLVDELREKVQQIDVE, encoded by the coding sequence ATGGTCAAAGGTTCCGATTTGCTGGTCGCGGCGCTCGAGAACGAGGGCGTGGAGCGGGTGTTCGGGGTTCCCGGCGAGGAGAATCTCGACGTCGTCGAGAGCCTGCGCAAATCCTCGATCAAGCTGATCGTGACCCGCCACGAGCAGGCGGCCGCCTTCATGGCCGCGACCTACGGCCGGCTGACCGGAAAGCCCGGCGTCTGCATCACGACGCTCGGCCCGGGCGCGCTCAATTTGACCACCGGCGCGGCCTACGCGCTGCTCGGCGCGATGCCGATGGTGATGCTCACCGGGCAGAAGGGCATCTTGAGCAGCCGGCAGGCCAAGTTCCAGATCGTCGACATCGTCAACACGTTCCGACCGCTGACCAAGCTGTCGCTGCAGATCGTCAGCGGCGCGACGATTCCGACGCTGGTCCGCGACGCGTTCCGGATCGCGACGCAGGAACGGCCGGGGCCGGTGCTGCTCGAACTGCCGGAGGACATCGCGGGCGAGGAGACCGCACCGGTCGAGCTGGTGCATCCGCATCCGATTGAAATTCCGATCGCGCACGCCGCCGCGCTCGACCGCGCCGCCGACATGATCCTGAAGGCGCAGCGTCCGCTGATCATGCTCGGTGCTGCGGCATCGCGCCCGCGCTCGACCGCGGGCATCGGCGACTTCGTGCGGCGGACCAAGATCCCGTTCTTCACCACCCAGATGGGCAAGGGCACGGTGTCCGGCGGCACCAATCAATACATGGGGACCGCGGCGCTGAGCGAGCGCGACTATGTGCATGAGGCGATCGACCGCGCCGACCTGATCATCGCGATCGGTCATGACACGATCGAGAAGCCGCCCTTCATCATGGGGCCGAAGGGCCCCCAGGTGGTCCATGTCAGCTACATGCCGGCCAATGTCGAGCAGGTCTACTTCCCGCAATGCGAGGTGATCGGCGATGTCGGGCCGAGCCTCGAATTGCTGGCTGACCGGCTCGAGGGCAAGCTGCCTCATGCCAGCGCGCTGCTCAGCCTGCGCGAGAGCATTCTGGCCAAGATCACCGACCGCGCTACCGAGGGCCGCTGGCCGCCGACGCCGCAGCGTATCGTGCACGATGTGCGGCAGGTGATCCCGGAAGACGGCATCGTCGCGCTCGACAACGGCATGTACAAGATCTGGTTCGCGCGCAACTACCGCACGCTGCTGGCGAATTCGCTGCTGCTCGACAACGCGCTCGCCACCATGGGCGCCGGCCTGCCGTCGGCGATGATGGCGGCAATGCTGTATCCGAAGACCCGCGTGCTCGCAGTGTGCGGCGACGGCGGCTTCATGATGAATTCGCAGGAGCTGGAGACCGCGGTCCGCCTCAAGCTCAATCTGGTGATCCTGATCCTGGAAGACTCCGCCTACGGCATGATCCGCTGGAAGCAGGCGGTCGACAATTTCCCGGATTTCGGCCTCACCTTCGGCAATCCGGATTTTGTCAAATACGCCGAAAGCTACGGCGCCAAGGGCTCGCGGATCGAGAGCACCGAGGCGATCGTCCCGACGCTCGAGCGGGCGTTCTCCGGCGGCGGCGTGCACCTCGTCGTGGTGCCGATCGACTATACCGAGAACAAGCGGGTGCTGGTCGACGAGCTGCGCGAGAAGGTGCAGCAGATCGACGTCGAATAG
- a CDS encoding ERAP1-like C-terminal domain-containing protein: protein MNKLATDVRTALLRRLATAIGLLLVTFAGAQAEQTFSFDSTPGKLPKTVVPLRYSIRLSPDFTTLALHGNEIIDIEVGAPTAQLTLNAINTTFEVVSVDGTQTADVATDAAAQTATFSFAEPLAAGRHRLAIAFTAQINRFGTGLFVVDYPTKAGTKRLISSKLEPADARRIFPCWDEPAFKASFELAVIIPKNLLAVGNMPVAEEQPLADNSKIVAFAPTPKMSSYLFVLTIGELERVTADAGGVTVGVVTTAGKSGQGQFALDSAVKLLGYYNDYFGVKYPLPKLDLIAVPGGFGGAMENWGGITFFESRLLFDPATNAETAKRGIFGIIAHEMAHMWFGDLVTMAWWDNLWLNEGFASWMATKASEQFYPQWQSWLNGYGAKQFAMALDARRTSHPVQQPIADHSEAVTAFDAITYNKGQALIRMLENYLGEQPFRDGIRKYMAAHAYSNSTTADLWQALEQSGGKPITGIAASFTEQDGVPLVVAETACDGDAQRLTLRQDRFAIAAANDPPLPAHSWQIPVAAGPVHGRALDEILLKGSADIAAGACGDAIKVNLGDVGYYRVEYGPKNRAALLNAFPQMQVDDRLNVVTDSWALVQAGRAEPPSYLALLDALDAGDRRAVWDQAISSLLTLNRLSRDRAERPVIQAYARAKLRPVFDRIGSDGHGAGDDDTALLRASLISALGDLGDAAVVAEAKRRFAAFLDDSNALPTTLRDAVTHVVGITADRTTYDRLLTLARNSTVTNERLRYYFAAAGARDAELAHATLALTLTNELPDTIVAGMIGAVASAGEQPQLAWDFVQANFDALLAKQGPNFRDQFVPNFMTNFTDQAHAVELAAFAPSQSTSGGRVMVARALQAIAISADLSQRVLPAADAWIRAHKP from the coding sequence ATGAACAAGCTTGCAACCGATGTCCGAACCGCTCTGCTGCGTCGTCTTGCCACGGCGATCGGCTTGCTGCTGGTCACATTTGCCGGCGCACAGGCCGAGCAGACGTTCTCGTTCGACAGCACGCCCGGAAAGTTGCCGAAGACGGTCGTCCCGTTGCGTTACTCGATCCGGCTTTCGCCTGACTTCACCACCCTGGCATTGCACGGCAACGAGATCATCGACATTGAGGTGGGGGCGCCGACTGCGCAGCTGACGCTGAATGCAATCAACACCACATTCGAAGTCGTCAGCGTCGATGGGACCCAGACTGCTGACGTCGCGACCGATGCGGCCGCGCAGACGGCGACGTTCAGCTTCGCCGAGCCGCTCGCTGCGGGGCGGCACAGGCTCGCCATCGCGTTCACGGCGCAGATCAACAGGTTTGGCACGGGATTGTTTGTGGTCGACTATCCGACCAAGGCCGGCACCAAGCGGCTGATCTCGAGCAAGCTGGAGCCCGCTGACGCGCGGCGAATCTTTCCCTGCTGGGATGAACCGGCATTCAAGGCGAGCTTTGAGCTGGCCGTCATAATTCCAAAGAACCTACTGGCGGTTGGTAACATGCCCGTTGCCGAAGAGCAGCCGCTCGCCGACAATTCCAAGATCGTCGCGTTCGCGCCGACGCCGAAGATGTCGAGCTATCTGTTCGTGCTCACGATCGGCGAGCTTGAACGTGTCACCGCTGATGCCGGCGGCGTCACGGTTGGCGTGGTGACGACGGCGGGCAAGAGCGGGCAGGGCCAGTTTGCGCTCGACAGCGCGGTGAAACTGCTCGGCTACTACAACGACTATTTCGGCGTGAAATATCCGCTGCCGAAGCTCGATTTGATCGCCGTTCCCGGCGGGTTCGGCGGCGCGATGGAGAATTGGGGCGGCATCACCTTCTTCGAGAGCCGGCTGCTGTTCGATCCCGCGACCAATGCGGAGACCGCCAAGCGCGGCATCTTCGGCATTATCGCGCACGAGATGGCGCATATGTGGTTCGGCGATCTCGTCACCATGGCGTGGTGGGACAATCTCTGGCTCAACGAAGGCTTTGCCAGCTGGATGGCGACCAAGGCCTCGGAGCAGTTCTATCCACAATGGCAGAGCTGGCTGAACGGCTATGGCGCCAAGCAGTTCGCCATGGCGCTCGATGCGCGCCGCACCTCGCATCCGGTGCAGCAGCCGATCGCCGATCACAGTGAGGCGGTCACGGCGTTCGATGCCATCACCTACAACAAGGGGCAGGCGCTGATCCGGATGCTGGAGAATTATCTCGGCGAGCAACCGTTCCGCGACGGCATCCGCAAATACATGGCCGCGCACGCCTACAGCAATTCCACCACGGCCGATCTCTGGCAGGCGCTCGAACAATCCGGCGGCAAACCGATCACCGGCATCGCCGCCTCCTTCACCGAACAGGACGGCGTGCCGCTGGTCGTGGCCGAGACCGCCTGCGATGGCGACGCGCAGCGCCTGACGTTGCGGCAGGACCGCTTCGCGATCGCGGCGGCCAACGATCCGCCGCTGCCGGCTCACAGCTGGCAGATCCCGGTTGCGGCCGGCCCGGTGCACGGCAGGGCCCTTGACGAGATCCTGCTGAAAGGCAGCGCCGATATTGCGGCCGGCGCTTGCGGCGATGCGATCAAGGTCAATCTCGGGGACGTCGGCTACTACAGGGTCGAATACGGGCCGAAGAACCGCGCGGCATTGCTGAACGCATTCCCGCAAATGCAGGTCGATGACCGGCTCAATGTCGTCACCGACAGCTGGGCACTGGTGCAGGCCGGCCGCGCCGAGCCGCCATCCTACCTCGCGCTGCTCGACGCGCTCGATGCCGGCGACCGTCGTGCGGTGTGGGACCAGGCGATCTCGTCGCTTCTCACGCTCAACCGCCTGTCGCGCGACCGCGCCGAGCGGCCGGTGATCCAGGCCTATGCCCGAGCGAAGCTGCGCCCGGTGTTCGATCGGATCGGATCGGACGGCCACGGAGCGGGCGACGACGACACCGCGCTGCTGCGTGCGAGCCTGATCTCGGCGCTTGGCGATCTCGGTGACGCCGCCGTGGTGGCCGAGGCGAAGCGTCGCTTCGCGGCATTCCTCGATGATTCCAACGCGCTGCCGACCACGCTGCGCGATGCCGTCACCCATGTCGTCGGCATCACCGCCGATCGGACCACCTATGACAGACTGCTGACCCTGGCGCGCAACAGTACGGTCACCAATGAGCGGCTGCGCTATTACTTCGCCGCCGCCGGCGCCCGCGATGCCGAACTGGCGCACGCAACGCTCGCGTTGACACTGACCAACGAACTGCCGGATACGATCGTTGCCGGAATGATCGGCGCCGTTGCATCCGCGGGCGAGCAGCCGCAGCTTGCGTGGGACTTCGTCCAGGCCAATTTCGACGCACTACTCGCCAAGCAGGGGCCGAACTTCCGCGACCAGTTCGTGCCGAACTTCATGACCAATTTTACCGATCAGGCCCATGCTGTGGAGCTTGCCGCCTTCGCCCCGTCGCAATCGACCAGCGGTGGCCGGGTGATGGTGGCGCGCGCTTTGCAGGCGATCGCGATCTCGGCCGATCTCTCCCAGCGGGTGCTCCCTGCCGCCGACGCCTGGATCAGGGCGCACAAGCCGTGA
- a CDS encoding beta-glucosidase produces MFEKFSRRQFAGLAGLSALGLSAPGEAANHAPRPDGANFPPGFVWGTATSSYQVEGAVNEDGRGPSIWDTFTHRSGKIEDGSTGDRANDHYHRYKEDVRLIKELGAKAYRFSIAWPRVFPDGDGPPNPRGLDFYNRLVDELLANGIEPYATLYHWDLPQALQDRVGGWRSRDTSKAFGDYAGYVAQRLTDRVKNIFTLNEVGRFLPFGYALGVDAPGLTLPPAEVNQARHHVALAHGLAVQAIRAKGRAGTRVGPAENITACVPAINTPEHIRATEIATRELNAGFLGVLLEGKYTEAFLQYAGTDAPKFTAEDLKIIAQPNDFVGLNIYAPHCYVLATDSAPGWKPLPMPASFPHMNSDWLRIAPETIYWAPRIAAKLWNIKSIYISENGTSGEDKVEPDGQVYDLDRIMFLRNYLAQLQRATADGVPVQGYFLWSLMDNFEWIFGYKKRFGLYRVDFESQARLPKLSAAFYRDVIARNAIGV; encoded by the coding sequence ATGTTCGAAAAATTCTCGCGCCGGCAATTCGCGGGCCTAGCAGGCCTCTCGGCGCTCGGCCTGTCGGCCCCCGGTGAGGCGGCGAACCACGCCCCACGGCCTGACGGCGCGAACTTTCCACCGGGGTTCGTCTGGGGCACCGCGACCTCGTCCTACCAGGTCGAGGGCGCGGTCAACGAGGACGGCCGCGGCCCGTCGATCTGGGACACATTCACCCATAGATCAGGCAAGATCGAGGACGGCTCGACCGGCGACCGCGCCAACGACCATTATCACCGCTACAAGGAGGATGTCCGCCTCATCAAGGAACTCGGCGCCAAAGCCTACCGGTTCTCGATCGCCTGGCCGCGGGTGTTTCCCGACGGAGACGGCCCACCGAACCCGAGGGGCCTCGACTTCTACAACCGCCTGGTCGACGAACTGCTCGCCAACGGCATCGAGCCCTATGCCACGCTCTATCACTGGGACCTGCCGCAGGCGTTGCAGGACCGTGTCGGCGGCTGGCGCTCGCGCGACACCTCGAAGGCATTCGGCGACTATGCCGGCTATGTCGCGCAGCGCCTGACCGACCGGGTCAAGAACATCTTCACCCTCAACGAGGTCGGGCGTTTCCTCCCCTTCGGCTATGCGCTCGGCGTCGACGCGCCGGGGCTGACGCTGCCGCCGGCCGAGGTGAACCAGGCGCGCCACCACGTCGCGCTGGCGCATGGCCTCGCGGTGCAGGCGATCCGCGCCAAGGGCCGCGCCGGCACGCGGGTCGGACCGGCCGAGAACATCACCGCCTGCGTGCCGGCGATCAACACGCCGGAGCACATCCGCGCCACCGAGATCGCCACGCGCGAGTTGAACGCGGGCTTTCTCGGCGTTCTGCTCGAAGGCAAGTACACCGAGGCCTTCCTGCAATATGCCGGCACTGATGCGCCCAAATTCACCGCCGAGGACCTGAAGATCATCGCGCAGCCCAACGATTTCGTCGGGCTCAACATCTACGCGCCGCACTGCTATGTCCTCGCCACCGACAGCGCGCCCGGCTGGAAGCCGCTGCCGATGCCGGCCTCGTTCCCGCATATGAATTCCGATTGGCTGCGGATCGCGCCAGAGACGATCTACTGGGCGCCGCGGATCGCGGCCAAGCTCTGGAACATCAAGAGCATCTATATCAGCGAGAACGGCACGTCCGGCGAGGACAAGGTGGAGCCGGACGGGCAGGTCTACGACCTCGACCGCATCATGTTCCTGCGCAACTACCTCGCCCAGTTGCAGCGCGCGACCGCCGACGGCGTCCCGGTCCAAGGCTATTTCCTGTGGAGCCTGATGGACAATTTCGAGTGGATCTTCGGCTACAAGAAACGCTTCGGCCTCTATCGCGTGGATTTCGAGAGTCAGGCGCGCCTGCCGAAACTGAGCGCGGCATTCTATCGCGACGTGATCGCGCGCAACGCGATCGGCGTCTGA
- a CDS encoding maleylacetate reductase has protein sequence MAQSFIYQVSPMRVVFGTGTVAQLADELDRLGIARALVLASRRQQAELGDLASLTGGRMAGVFDGAVVHTPVVVTERAMQLVRELKPDGVVAIGAGAATGLSKAIALRTDLPQLIVPTSYAGSEMTPVLGETVDGVKTTQSSPNILPEAVIYDVNLTLSMPAKFSAISGLNAIAHAAEALYARDGNPITSLMAEEAIAKLASSLPEVIDRPRDLDARSDALYGAWLCAVCLGTVGMALHHKLCHTVGALFDLPHAETHAVLLPHTIAYNTPAAPDAIGHAARALGAADAADGLFDLSAKLGAPRSLAEIGMPEDGIAKAAALATRNPYWNPRPIEERGIADLLKRAWSGARPHAG, from the coding sequence ATGGCTCAATCATTCATCTATCAAGTCAGCCCGATGCGCGTCGTGTTCGGGACCGGCACGGTCGCGCAGCTGGCGGACGAACTCGATCGTCTCGGCATCGCCCGTGCGCTGGTGCTGGCGAGCCGGCGGCAGCAGGCCGAGCTCGGCGATCTCGCAAGCTTGACCGGCGGCCGCATGGCCGGCGTGTTCGACGGCGCGGTCGTGCACACGCCGGTCGTGGTTACCGAACGCGCCATGCAGTTGGTCCGCGAGTTGAAGCCCGACGGCGTGGTTGCGATCGGCGCCGGCGCCGCGACCGGCCTCAGCAAGGCGATCGCGCTGCGCACCGACCTGCCGCAATTGATCGTGCCGACCAGCTATGCCGGCTCCGAGATGACGCCGGTGCTCGGCGAGACCGTTGATGGCGTCAAGACCACGCAATCGTCGCCGAATATCCTGCCCGAGGCCGTGATCTACGACGTCAACCTGACCCTCTCGATGCCGGCAAAGTTCTCGGCGATATCCGGCCTCAACGCGATCGCCCATGCGGCGGAAGCGCTGTATGCGCGGGATGGCAATCCGATCACCTCGCTGATGGCGGAAGAGGCGATTGCGAAGCTCGCGTCGTCGCTGCCGGAGGTGATCGACCGGCCGCGTGATCTCGACGCGCGCTCGGATGCGCTGTATGGCGCGTGGCTGTGCGCGGTCTGTCTCGGCACTGTCGGCATGGCGCTGCATCACAAGCTCTGCCACACCGTCGGCGCGCTGTTCGACCTGCCGCATGCCGAGACCCACGCGGTGCTGCTGCCGCACACCATCGCCTACAACACGCCGGCCGCACCTGATGCGATCGGCCACGCTGCGAGGGCGCTTGGCGCGGCTGACGCGGCCGATGGTCTGTTCGATCTCTCCGCAAAACTCGGTGCGCCGCGTTCGCTCGCCGAGATAGGCATGCCCGAGGACGGCATTGCCAAGGCCGCCGCGCTTGCTACCAGGAATCCCTACTGGAATCCGCGGCCGATCGAAGAGCGTGGCATCGCCGATCTATTGAAGCGCGCATGGTCCGGCGCGCGGCCGCACGCGGGATGA
- a CDS encoding helix-turn-helix domain-containing protein, whose amino-acid sequence MQQIAAADRSRGLSWNTADTRPGEQFAYYREAICQAFMNLTPEQPATPGFLARVETVGLGNGAINRVSFPEHVVRRSAADIAASSRRCYYLNLKLAGRCRIQQAGREISLSPGQVGIFDSGQRFSLLHDRGPVLQVASFWVPAEALDERLRSAPAVAPARVSDDPFVGHLIAETAQVLNSSALRASDADNARLFGVLLDLVALSLSRSSRTGVAESAGLAEATWLALRRAVDRRLREPGLGVATIAAAIGISERYVHKLFERAGTTFASYMMDRRLDGAARDLKDPAIAGRAIGDVAFDWGFSDLSHFTRRFKHRFGCTPRDWRRG is encoded by the coding sequence ATGCAGCAAATCGCGGCCGCGGATCGCTCGCGCGGGCTGAGCTGGAATACCGCGGACACCAGGCCGGGCGAGCAGTTCGCCTATTATCGCGAGGCGATCTGCCAGGCCTTCATGAACCTGACACCGGAGCAGCCGGCGACGCCCGGATTCCTGGCACGGGTCGAGACGGTCGGGCTCGGCAACGGCGCGATCAATCGGGTCAGCTTCCCCGAGCACGTGGTGCGGCGCTCGGCCGCCGACATCGCCGCATCCAGCCGGCGCTGCTACTATCTCAATCTCAAGCTCGCCGGCCGCTGCCGCATCCAGCAGGCGGGGCGCGAGATCAGCCTGTCGCCGGGCCAGGTCGGAATCTTCGACAGCGGACAGCGCTTCTCGCTGCTGCACGACCGCGGTCCCGTGCTGCAGGTCGCATCGTTCTGGGTGCCGGCCGAGGCGCTGGATGAACGGCTGCGGTCGGCACCGGCGGTGGCCCCGGCGCGGGTGTCGGATGATCCGTTTGTCGGTCACCTCATCGCCGAGACCGCGCAGGTGCTGAATTCGTCGGCGCTGCGCGCCTCGGACGCCGACAATGCGCGGCTGTTCGGCGTGTTGCTCGACCTCGTTGCACTTAGCCTCTCGCGCAGCAGTCGCACAGGCGTTGCCGAGAGCGCGGGCCTTGCGGAGGCGACGTGGCTCGCGCTGCGTCGTGCCGTGGACCGCAGGCTGCGTGAACCCGGCCTCGGCGTTGCCACCATCGCTGCCGCGATCGGCATCAGCGAGCGCTACGTCCATAAATTGTTCGAGCGGGCCGGCACCACATTCGCCAGCTATATGATGGATCGCCGCCTCGACGGTGCGGCGCGCGACCTGAAGGACCCGGCGATCGCCGGGCGCGCGATCGGCGACGTCGCGTTCGACTGGGGCTTCTCTGACCTGTCGCATTTCACCCGGCGGTTCAAGCATCGCTTCGGCTGCACGCCGCGCGACTGGCGTCGCGGCTGA
- a CDS encoding alpha/beta hydrolase, with the protein MSTYVLVHGAWHTGAEFEPVAATIRKAGHVVHTPTIKGNRPGDRKDSGLAEAIQSIVDYLAEHNLNDIVLVGHSYGGMVITGVADATANRIRRLVYWNAFVPNNGECLNDMVPPHYVGLFDAIHAERGDGSVVLPFPVWREAFINDADVELAQRAYDKLNPHPLKTFQDKIVLRTNPAGMPIAKSYVNCTEDTAMPHGLPWHPRLSEKLGLFRLVQVPGSHELCFSNPERLAQAFMDAGRD; encoded by the coding sequence ATGTCGACTTACGTTCTCGTCCATGGCGCCTGGCATACCGGCGCCGAGTTCGAGCCGGTTGCGGCTACTATCCGCAAGGCCGGCCACGTGGTCCACACGCCGACCATCAAGGGTAACCGGCCCGGCGACAGGAAAGACTCCGGGCTTGCCGAGGCGATCCAGTCGATCGTGGACTATCTTGCTGAGCACAATCTGAACGACATCGTGCTGGTCGGTCACAGCTATGGCGGCATGGTCATAACAGGCGTTGCCGACGCCACCGCCAATCGCATCCGCCGGCTGGTGTACTGGAACGCGTTCGTGCCGAACAATGGCGAGTGCCTCAACGACATGGTGCCGCCGCACTATGTCGGCCTGTTCGACGCCATCCATGCCGAGCGCGGCGACGGCTCGGTGGTGCTGCCTTTCCCGGTCTGGCGCGAGGCCTTCATCAACGACGCCGATGTCGAGCTCGCGCAGCGCGCCTACGACAAGCTCAACCCGCACCCGCTGAAGACCTTCCAGGACAAGATCGTCCTGCGGACCAATCCGGCCGGGATGCCGATCGCGAAATCCTACGTCAACTGCACGGAGGACACCGCGATGCCGCACGGCCTGCCCTGGCATCCGCGGCTGTCGGAGAAGCTCGGGCTGTTCCGCCTGGTCCAGGTGCCGGGCAGCCACGAGCTGTGCTTCTCCAATCCCGAACGCCTCGCGCAGGCCTTCATGGATGCCGGCCGCGACTGA